In Paenibacillus sp. G2S3, a single window of DNA contains:
- a CDS encoding alpha/beta hydrolase, protein MPYFTYDHIRFYYEDDRGDGEPFIFLHGLGGDVNQTFGLMKQTHHIRRISLDFRGHGKTVAFGHVDDFSFKQFAEDVMALTKYLHISQFSIGGISTGAGVSLHLALRYPDSVKKLILLRPAWEDKPQEKLVREAFAKIYDVLQDTDTLTAQNRYENSEVYKTMSSLSSYAGESLLGQFKYPYVKETSMKFVKLPKDCPNDDREAWKNLKLPTLILASQLDPIHPYAYGLLLSEYIPNAQFIEITSKTLSNEQHNHDSYKAIESFLNER, encoded by the coding sequence GTGCCTTACTTTACCTACGATCACATTCGATTTTATTATGAAGATGATAGAGGGGATGGAGAGCCTTTTATTTTTCTTCATGGTCTGGGCGGAGACGTTAATCAAACTTTCGGTTTAATGAAGCAAACACATCACATACGAAGGATCTCATTAGATTTTCGTGGTCATGGAAAGACGGTGGCGTTTGGCCATGTGGATGACTTTTCTTTTAAACAATTCGCCGAGGATGTGATGGCTTTAACGAAATACCTGCATATCAGTCAATTCAGTATTGGAGGGATTTCCACAGGTGCTGGGGTGTCGCTACATTTGGCATTGAGATATCCGGATAGCGTTAAGAAGCTTATTCTGTTACGTCCAGCCTGGGAAGATAAACCGCAAGAGAAGTTGGTTCGTGAAGCTTTTGCCAAAATTTATGATGTACTGCAGGATACAGATACCCTAACCGCTCAAAATAGATACGAAAATTCAGAGGTCTATAAAACCATGTCTTCATTATCGTCTTATGCGGGTGAATCCTTATTAGGGCAGTTTAAATATCCTTATGTAAAAGAAACCTCTATGAAGTTTGTGAAGCTGCCAAAGGATTGTCCCAATGATGATCGTGAGGCCTGGAAGAACTTAAAGCTGCCCACATTGATCCTTGCTAGTCAACTTGATCCTATTCATCCATACGCCTACGGACTATTACTCTCAGAATATATCCCAAACGCTCAATTTATTGAGATTACTTCGAAAACGCTCAGCAATGAGCAGCATAATCATGATTCCTATAAGGCTATTGAGAGCTTTTTAAACGAAAGATGA
- a CDS encoding DeoR/GlpR family DNA-binding transcription regulator, protein MLKADRQAYILKKVETEGRVVVQELTQELNVTEDTIRKDLQSLSKLGLLKRIHGGAHSLINDMKDFNSRVEFNSQTKADLAKRACTLIENAKVIFIDGGSTNLKVAENIPEHFDGRIITNSPSIALSLCRLSKASITLLGGDLDKKNQVLFGASTLRAIQQIHLDLTILGVSTLDSKVGITVPSYEESIIKNQLIEQSSMVIAIATKEKLEKISTFFVAKVSALDYLITEGTVDNKIVDTYKKLGVNVVTV, encoded by the coding sequence GTGCTAAAAGCTGACAGACAGGCGTACATCCTAAAAAAAGTAGAGACCGAAGGCCGCGTTGTTGTCCAAGAATTAACACAGGAATTAAATGTAACGGAAGATACCATTCGAAAAGACTTACAAAGCCTGTCGAAGCTGGGACTTCTCAAACGAATTCATGGTGGAGCCCATAGTCTTATTAATGACATGAAAGATTTCAATTCACGTGTAGAATTTAATAGCCAGACTAAAGCTGACTTAGCTAAACGAGCTTGCACGCTTATTGAGAATGCAAAGGTTATCTTTATTGATGGAGGGTCCACAAATTTAAAAGTAGCCGAGAACATCCCTGAGCATTTTGATGGAAGAATTATTACCAACTCCCCCTCTATTGCGTTATCACTATGCCGGTTGTCCAAAGCTAGTATAACCTTATTAGGTGGCGACCTCGATAAAAAGAATCAAGTATTATTCGGAGCCTCAACGCTTAGAGCGATACAACAAATCCATTTGGATCTTACGATTCTTGGCGTATCCACGCTGGATTCAAAGGTGGGTATAACCGTTCCTTCTTATGAGGAATCTATTATTAAAAATCAATTAATTGAACAATCTTCCATGGTCATTGCCATAGCTACGAAAGAAAAGCTGGAGAAAATATCTACTTTTTTTGTAGCCAAGGTATCCGCGTTAGACTATTTAATCACTGAAGGTACAGTAGACAATAAAATTGTTGATACATATAAAAAACTTGGAGTTAACGTCGTTACAGTATAA
- a CDS encoding sigma-70 family RNA polymerase sigma factor, producing MDEVRMVDFAQMDEEAFFSRLYVEHRKMYAIAYSYLRTEADTLEVIQEASCRAWMKRKKLKDEQSFTPWLIRITINCCMDELRRKKRVVVAEKMVEEAAQEMKSNDRIDLERAMNRIKPKYRHVVTLKYYHDMTTVEIAKVLKRPEGTIKTWLREGLKQLRSYL from the coding sequence ATGGATGAAGTCAGAATGGTAGATTTTGCGCAAATGGATGAAGAAGCTTTTTTTAGTCGATTGTATGTGGAACATCGAAAAATGTACGCCATTGCCTACAGTTATCTGCGAACAGAGGCGGATACGCTGGAAGTGATCCAAGAAGCATCATGCAGGGCATGGATGAAACGTAAAAAATTAAAGGATGAACAGTCCTTCACACCCTGGCTGATTCGAATAACGATCAACTGCTGCATGGATGAGCTACGGCGCAAAAAGCGTGTGGTTGTAGCGGAGAAGATGGTGGAGGAAGCGGCACAGGAAATGAAGAGTAATGACCGAATTGACCTGGAGCGTGCGATGAATCGGATAAAGCCTAAATACAGGCATGTCGTAACGCTTAAATACTACCATGACATGACCACTGTCGAAATTGCCAAAGTGCTAAAAAGGCCAGAAGGTACGATTAAGACTTGGCTGCGCGAAGGACTCAAACAGCTTCGAAGTTATCTATAG
- a CDS encoding DUF4179 domain-containing protein: MTEKEERILRKNVDDMQQNVETIQEMKIYNAMKKGIVEGKKREKRRIYTTGMGVVAAAAVALLFTYSTIGLPNKGVAQPSVQSASTKNTDNFKAYRSFSRLEPALASALEQNLVVPVGQSAENKGYRIDVTGAVTDGRKVYVLYSVQNNTDEVIIHADFELQFEGIQESPLHKGASLSMLASESRIQPGQSMDFIYSTNLSSSVKYPKKVNYNIILTETSDKALLSSSNKYRTSLDVAFELDPDMLKAQERMLDTDGTLTVDGQKIKVNQVQYTPLSTYVDLEYDQNNAKQIFQLINPVLISKKGDTVEKLYYPYIINSDNSEVYTDNSKFTLVFKNSKGSQQPDSVTLKAFGISAVEKDQMKIVVDLNKYQLIEAPGTGLELVTPKQENNVEEGEILLRRNLENAQYLEGSTRLAETFTDAKGKVHNRAPSTSSFSSYTTSKDGSAVNEFGYNFGANAKNYPQPLTITLEKYTNPIMDTQAVELYSINR, encoded by the coding sequence ATGACAGAAAAAGAAGAACGTATTCTACGTAAGAACGTCGATGATATGCAACAGAATGTCGAAACAATACAGGAGATGAAAATCTACAACGCTATGAAAAAGGGAATTGTGGAAGGGAAGAAGCGAGAAAAACGACGCATCTATACTACAGGTATGGGCGTGGTTGCAGCTGCAGCGGTTGCGTTACTGTTTACATACTCAACAATCGGATTACCGAATAAGGGAGTGGCACAACCTTCAGTACAATCGGCAAGCACAAAAAACACGGATAATTTCAAAGCTTATCGCTCGTTCTCAAGGTTAGAGCCTGCGCTGGCCAGTGCACTTGAGCAGAATCTCGTTGTGCCAGTTGGACAGAGCGCTGAAAACAAGGGTTACCGGATAGATGTGACAGGTGCCGTTACAGATGGACGGAAGGTTTATGTTTTATACAGTGTACAGAACAATACGGACGAAGTGATTATACACGCGGATTTTGAGCTTCAATTTGAAGGGATACAGGAGTCGCCTCTTCACAAAGGCGCATCATTAAGTATGCTCGCTAGTGAGAGTAGAATTCAACCCGGACAGTCTATGGATTTTATATACTCCACTAATCTTTCATCATCGGTAAAATATCCAAAGAAAGTCAACTATAATATAATTCTTACCGAAACTTCAGATAAGGCTCTCCTATCCAGTAGTAATAAGTATCGAACTAGCCTAGATGTTGCTTTCGAGCTTGATCCTGACATGCTCAAAGCACAGGAACGTATGCTGGATACAGACGGAACACTGACAGTGGACGGGCAAAAGATTAAAGTGAATCAAGTTCAATATACTCCGCTTAGCACTTATGTAGATCTGGAGTATGATCAAAACAATGCTAAACAAATTTTTCAATTAATTAATCCAGTACTGATTAGTAAAAAAGGGGACACAGTTGAGAAGTTATATTACCCCTATATCATCAATTCTGACAATTCTGAAGTCTATACGGACAACTCCAAGTTTACGTTAGTGTTCAAGAATAGTAAGGGCAGCCAGCAGCCGGATTCTGTGACGCTGAAAGCATTCGGAATTTCGGCTGTCGAAAAGGATCAAATGAAAATTGTCGTGGATCTTAACAAATATCAGCTTATTGAAGCGCCCGGAACTGGACTTGAGTTAGTCACGCCAAAGCAAGAGAATAACGTAGAGGAAGGAGAAATCCTCCTAAGACGTAATCTTGAGAATGCTCAATATTTAGAAGGCTCTACTAGACTTGCTGAGACTTTTACTGACGCAAAAGGGAAGGTACATAATAGAGCACCTTCCACAAGCAGCTTCAGCAGCTATACGACTTCTAAGGATGGGTCAGCCGTGAACGAGTTTGGATATAATTTTGGCGCGAATGCGAAAAACTATCCTCAGCCATTAACGATTACGTTAGAGAAATATACAAATCCAATTATGGATACGCAGGCTGTGGAGTTGTACTCGATTAACCGTTGA
- a CDS encoding sugar ABC transporter permease, producing the protein MKKWLRKDVSAAIMFLAPSGIGFAMFYLIPFVMGVFYSFMDSTIEGHFVGFDNYRELLDSDSFRKAASNTFYFSVISVPLMLVLSLGLAMLLNKNTYLRNWLRTGYVLPLVVPVASIILIWQMLFDWNGSLNAWLNNFGIDRVDWMKTDAARNVIIVVYLWKNIGYNVILFLAGLQQIPKDYYETAQIEGAGRLRQFRSITLVYLTSSMFFVIIMSIINSFKVFRETYLIAGDYPHDSIYMLQHYMNNMFMSLDVQKLTAAATLMFGCILLIVLGLFAFERRHRQFME; encoded by the coding sequence ATGAAGAAATGGCTCCGAAAGGATGTCTCAGCGGCAATAATGTTCCTGGCACCAAGCGGTATCGGATTCGCGATGTTTTACCTTATACCGTTTGTTATGGGAGTATTCTATTCTTTTATGGACAGCACGATAGAGGGCCACTTTGTAGGGTTTGATAATTACCGAGAGCTGCTAGATAGCGATTCTTTCCGTAAAGCAGCATCTAATACATTTTATTTTAGTGTGATAAGTGTTCCACTAATGCTTGTGCTCTCGTTAGGATTAGCAATGCTATTGAATAAAAATACATATCTTCGGAATTGGCTGAGGACTGGATACGTGTTGCCGCTTGTCGTACCTGTCGCCTCCATCATTCTGATCTGGCAGATGCTCTTCGATTGGAATGGCTCGCTTAACGCCTGGCTGAACAACTTCGGTATCGATCGTGTGGATTGGATGAAGACGGATGCAGCTAGAAATGTAATCATTGTTGTTTATTTATGGAAGAACATCGGTTATAACGTGATTTTATTCTTGGCGGGATTGCAGCAAATTCCAAAGGATTATTATGAAACGGCTCAAATTGAAGGTGCTGGACGATTACGGCAGTTTCGCAGTATTACGCTTGTCTATCTAACCTCTTCGATGTTTTTTGTAATCATCATGTCGATTATTAATTCATTCAAAGTGTTTCGAGAAACGTATTTAATCGCTGGTGATTATCCGCACGACAGCATTTACATGCTGCAGCATTATATGAACAATATGTTCATGTCGCTCGATGTTCAGAAGCTGACTGCCGCGGCGACCTTGATGTTTGGTTGTATTTTATTGATTGTGTTGGGATTGTTTGCATTTGAACGGAGGCATAGACAATTCATGGAATAG
- a CDS encoding carbohydrate ABC transporter permease yields MPVVKVLRKGALTLVMAVIAVLLLFPIVITFTNSLMTEKEIEINYGPIGQMNEVIEGREDPFVNLKLLPDQVSLDQYTKVLLDNPKYLTMFWNSVFMVVPIIAGQTLVAALAAYAFSKLKFRGRDPLFLIYVLTMLMPFQVTLVPNYIMADKLGILDSPNAIILPGIFAAFGVFMLRQFMLDIPYAYIEASKMDGAGHLLIFYRIIIPMIKPGLAALVILLFVDYWNMVEQPLIFLDDPFKQPLSVFLSRINEGERGIAFAASILYMAPMVLLFLYAESYFIEGVQLSGIKG; encoded by the coding sequence GTGCCAGTTGTCAAAGTGTTGCGAAAAGGGGCATTAACACTCGTCATGGCTGTTATTGCAGTCTTGTTATTATTCCCGATTGTGATCACATTCACAAATTCGCTTATGACAGAGAAAGAAATTGAGATCAATTATGGACCTATCGGGCAGATGAATGAGGTGATTGAAGGGAGAGAAGATCCTTTTGTAAATTTAAAATTGCTGCCTGATCAAGTGTCCTTGGACCAGTACACTAAGGTTCTCCTAGACAACCCTAAATATCTGACGATGTTCTGGAACTCAGTATTCATGGTCGTACCCATCATTGCAGGACAGACTTTAGTAGCAGCACTCGCTGCCTATGCTTTCTCGAAGCTGAAATTCCGGGGGCGAGATCCTTTGTTTCTTATCTATGTCCTAACGATGCTCATGCCTTTCCAAGTGACGTTAGTGCCGAACTATATTATGGCGGATAAGCTTGGAATACTAGATAGTCCAAATGCGATTATATTACCTGGAATTTTCGCAGCTTTTGGTGTGTTTATGCTCAGGCAATTCATGCTGGATATACCATACGCCTATATCGAAGCGAGCAAAATGGATGGAGCCGGACATTTGCTGATCTTTTACAGGATTATTATTCCGATGATTAAACCTGGTCTGGCAGCACTCGTCATATTATTGTTCGTGGATTATTGGAACATGGTGGAGCAGCCGCTTATTTTTCTGGATGATCCGTTTAAGCAGCCCTTGTCAGTCTTTTTATCGAGGATCAATGAAGGGGAGCGAGGAATCGCTTTTGCTGCATCCATACTCTATATGGCTCCAATGGTGTTGCTGTTTTTGTATGCGGAATCGTATTTTATTGAAGGCGTTCAATTGTCTGGTATCAAAGGTTGA
- a CDS encoding biotin/lipoyl-binding protein: MELGIKPTDRRRKRNIQVVFMVFMGLLLFFTLFSNTIQTLTLPKVRTEKPTKGNLLFTIEGSGILQPLAEVKLSNTSGLKVEQILVKEGQRVKKGQKLIIYESKTAEQELKEEITNLEKQKIDQQNRQDQYIQSALEEDEFKIRNARRDIEKGKLDILAQENKINGLKIRLTSEKKLFSPFDGLISKLSAVEGLAAMGEPDVIVSNSSRGYRLDIIVDSAHLSNLGISAGEKIEVEIDMNHGQEARILSGSIEEVANSESLADSPSSNESGKTQTIPQKNLRIKVVDPELKGGEQARIKIEKHSLQEGLLLSNEAIHEDREGLFIYKVDEQRGALGNVFVAQKVRIHSSEKNEKETMIQSDILYEEDSIILESNEPLEDGNRVRLQ, encoded by the coding sequence ATGGAGTTAGGTATAAAGCCGACTGATCGTAGACGTAAACGAAATATTCAAGTCGTCTTCATGGTTTTTATGGGATTATTGTTGTTTTTTACATTGTTCAGTAACACGATACAAACTTTGACCTTGCCGAAAGTTAGAACCGAAAAACCAACAAAGGGAAATCTTTTATTTACGATTGAAGGTAGTGGGATATTGCAGCCACTTGCTGAAGTTAAACTTTCGAATACTTCCGGACTAAAGGTCGAACAAATTCTAGTGAAAGAAGGACAACGTGTAAAAAAGGGACAAAAGCTTATTATCTATGAGAGCAAAACGGCTGAGCAAGAATTGAAAGAAGAAATAACAAATTTAGAAAAGCAGAAAATTGATCAACAGAATAGGCAAGATCAGTACATCCAATCCGCGCTGGAGGAGGATGAATTCAAAATCAGAAATGCAAGACGTGATATCGAAAAAGGTAAGTTAGATATCTTAGCTCAGGAAAATAAGATTAACGGACTAAAAATTCGTCTAACAAGCGAAAAAAAACTATTTTCTCCTTTCGATGGTCTAATATCAAAACTGAGTGCCGTCGAAGGGTTAGCTGCAATGGGAGAACCGGATGTTATTGTATCGAACAGCAGTCGGGGTTACAGATTGGATATTATTGTGGATTCCGCGCATTTGTCCAATTTAGGGATTTCTGCTGGAGAAAAGATAGAGGTGGAGATCGATATGAATCATGGGCAAGAAGCCCGGATCCTAAGCGGCTCCATAGAAGAGGTTGCGAATTCAGAGTCGCTTGCTGATAGCCCCTCTAGTAATGAGTCCGGGAAGACTCAAACCATTCCTCAAAAGAATTTGAGAATAAAAGTCGTTGATCCAGAACTTAAAGGAGGTGAACAGGCTCGGATCAAAATCGAAAAACATTCACTCCAAGAGGGGTTACTCCTATCCAATGAAGCTATTCATGAGGATCGCGAAGGTTTGTTTATCTATAAAGTTGACGAGCAGCGGGGGGCATTAGGCAATGTCTTTGTCGCTCAAAAAGTTCGTATTCACTCCAGTGAAAAAAACGAGAAAGAAACGATGATTCAATCGGATATTCTCTATGAGGAGGATTCAATTATTCTGGAAAGTAATGAACCTCTTGAAGACGGGAACCGAGTTCGACTGCAATAA